One Opitutus sp. ER46 genomic region harbors:
- a CDS encoding response regulator gives MTQTPAKLDILVIDDEVQIRRLLRFTLEDAGYSVREEDCGQKGLVAIAHRAPDAIILDLGLPDISGQEVLKRLREWSAIPVLVLSVFGEEGSKVGALDAGADDYLTKPFSGGELLARLRALLRRVKPTETNTVIRFGNVEVDLVQRRVTKSGAMVKLTAKEYALLRLLITNRDKVLTHSQILEDVWGPDGQGQTHYLRVFMMRLRRKIEDEPNSPKHLQTESTIGYRLVSDPA, from the coding sequence ATGACCCAGACACCCGCGAAGCTCGATATCCTGGTGATTGATGACGAGGTGCAGATCCGTCGTCTGCTGCGCTTCACCTTGGAGGACGCCGGTTACTCCGTCCGCGAGGAGGATTGCGGCCAAAAGGGTCTGGTCGCCATCGCCCACCGCGCGCCCGACGCGATCATCCTCGATCTCGGCCTGCCCGACATTTCCGGCCAGGAGGTGTTGAAGCGCCTGCGTGAATGGAGCGCCATTCCCGTGCTCGTGCTCTCCGTGTTCGGCGAGGAAGGCAGCAAGGTCGGCGCGCTCGACGCCGGGGCTGACGACTACCTCACCAAACCCTTCAGCGGCGGGGAGTTACTCGCCCGGCTGCGCGCTCTGCTTCGCCGCGTGAAGCCGACCGAGACCAACACCGTTATCCGCTTCGGCAACGTCGAGGTCGACCTCGTGCAGCGCCGCGTGACCAAGTCCGGCGCCATGGTGAAGCTCACGGCCAAGGAATACGCCCTCCTCCGGCTGCTGATCACCAACCGGGACAAGGTTCTCACCCACTCCCAGATTCTCGAGGATGTCTGGGGCCCCGACGGTCAGGGCCAGACGCATTACCTGCGGGTCTTCATGATGCGCCTGCGCCGCAAGATCGAGGACGAGCCCAACTCGCCCAAGCACCTCCAGACCGAGTCCACCATAGGCTACCGCCTCGTCAGCGACCCCGCCTAG
- a CDS encoding ATP-binding protein translates to MPAASPQPSSLPIAHPAWAALREYLEVTAVIAVITIAAWLIPVDARVWGDVYLLGVIALCLRVGPWPILFAAVLSVVAWNYAVMPPRMSFSRVDLKEGVFLGTYFVVAIIAGQLTARIRRQELHERLREQRATTLFHLTRALSSARTLGEGLQLAREQADELFRGRTALLLVDPEGWLDLRPESSLLLDPTNLALAHQARKTATAIQHYGRPPEPALTWHMPLQRGGVVLGVMSISRPNAHPALTREQRELLENFATQIAALIEREQLHAAREREKLLAESERLHRTLLDSVSHELKTPIAVLRGAAERISRETGRRREELAGEILTATRRLDRLVNNLLSQTRLEAGRLSPRLDWCDARDFITAGRRMLGDALSGRPLKIEIPDDMPLFMADAALMEHVLANLLLNAAHHTPPDTGIDLSAGVDPSGKRVFITVADHGPGIPAEERAAVFQKFQRGAHATATGLGLGLSIVRGFMLAQGGDVQLADTPGGGATFTLYLPHQVHETVPQE, encoded by the coding sequence ATGCCGGCCGCGTCGCCCCAGCCTTCCTCGCTTCCCATCGCCCACCCGGCGTGGGCGGCGTTGCGCGAGTACCTGGAGGTCACAGCCGTCATTGCCGTAATCACGATCGCCGCCTGGTTGATCCCGGTCGACGCGCGCGTCTGGGGCGATGTGTACCTTCTCGGCGTGATCGCGCTGTGCCTTCGCGTCGGTCCATGGCCCATCCTGTTCGCCGCGGTGCTGAGCGTCGTGGCGTGGAATTACGCGGTCATGCCGCCGCGGATGTCCTTCTCCCGCGTCGACCTGAAGGAGGGCGTGTTTCTTGGCACGTATTTCGTCGTGGCCATCATCGCCGGCCAGCTGACCGCCCGCATTCGCCGCCAGGAGTTGCACGAACGTCTGCGCGAACAGCGCGCCACCACGCTGTTCCACCTCACCCGGGCGTTGAGCAGCGCGCGGACGCTCGGCGAAGGTCTGCAACTCGCCCGCGAGCAGGCCGACGAGCTCTTTCGCGGCCGCACCGCGCTGCTGCTCGTGGACCCCGAAGGGTGGCTCGACCTGCGCCCGGAAAGTTCGCTGCTCCTCGACCCCACGAATCTGGCCCTCGCGCATCAGGCCCGGAAGACCGCCACCGCGATCCAGCACTACGGCCGCCCGCCCGAGCCCGCCCTCACCTGGCACATGCCGCTGCAGCGCGGCGGGGTGGTTCTCGGCGTGATGTCCATCAGCCGGCCCAACGCCCACCCCGCGCTCACGCGAGAACAGCGTGAACTGCTGGAGAACTTCGCCACGCAGATTGCCGCCCTCATCGAGCGCGAACAACTGCACGCCGCCCGGGAGCGCGAGAAACTGCTCGCCGAGTCCGAACGCCTCCACCGCACGCTCCTCGACAGCGTCTCCCACGAGCTCAAAACCCCGATCGCCGTCCTGCGTGGCGCCGCCGAACGCATCTCGCGCGAGACCGGCCGGCGCCGGGAGGAACTCGCGGGTGAGATCCTCACCGCCACCCGGCGCCTCGACCGCCTCGTCAACAACCTCCTCAGCCAGACTCGCCTCGAAGCCGGCCGCCTCTCCCCGCGCCTGGACTGGTGCGACGCCCGCGACTTCATCACCGCCGGCCGGCGCATGCTCGGCGACGCCCTCTCCGGCCGGCCGCTCAAGATCGAGATTCCCGACGACATGCCGCTGTTCATGGCCGACGCCGCGCTCATGGAGCACGTGCTCGCCAACCTCCTCCTCAACGCCGCCCACCACACCCCGCCCGACACCGGCATCGACCTGTCGGCCGGCGTCGATCCTTCGGGGAAACGCGTCTTCATCACCGTCGCCGACCACGGGCCCGGCATCCCCGCCGAAGAACGTGCTGCCGTCTTCCAGAAGTTCCAGCGCGGCGCGCACGCCACCGCCACCGGCCTCGGACTCGGGCTCTCCATCGTGCGCGGTTTCATGCTCGCCCAAGGCGGGGATGTGCAACTTGCTGACACTCCCGGCGGTGGCGCAACATTCACGCTTTACCTGCCGCATCAGGTCCACGAAACGGTTCCGCAAGAATGA
- the tal gene encoding transaldolase yields the protein MNPLQTLASHGQSVWLDFTRRQFVENGSLRKLINEDALTGVTSNPAIFAEAISQGAEYQSAIEHAAKRGLPAEEAYLEIVTEDIQRVADELRDVYEQTQGRDGYVSLEVSPHLARDTEGSLRQARDLWSRIDRPNLYIKIPGTIEGLPVIRALTADGINVNVTLLFSLTRYRAVAEEYLAGLQQRAAAGEPVDRVSSVASFFLSRIDLKVDPRLAELGRESAEAAARVAALQGQAAIACAKQAYQIYRELFGRERFHKLAVQGARPQRLLWASTSAKRPKERDVRYVEALIGPDTINTMPLKTLEGFRDHGDPTPRLEKNLDEVRATLRELGECGIDLEATARELEEEGLTKFTEPFDQLFASLQQKVDVAAAVH from the coding sequence ATGAATCCTCTCCAAACCCTCGCCTCGCACGGCCAATCCGTCTGGCTCGACTTCACCCGCCGCCAGTTCGTCGAAAACGGCTCGCTCCGAAAGCTCATCAACGAGGACGCCCTCACCGGCGTCACCTCGAACCCCGCCATCTTCGCCGAGGCCATCAGCCAGGGCGCCGAATACCAGTCCGCCATCGAGCACGCCGCGAAGCGCGGCCTCCCGGCGGAGGAAGCGTACCTCGAAATCGTCACCGAGGACATCCAGCGGGTGGCCGACGAGCTCCGCGACGTGTACGAGCAGACGCAGGGTCGCGACGGCTACGTCAGCCTCGAGGTGTCGCCGCACCTCGCCCGCGACACCGAGGGGAGCCTCCGCCAGGCGCGCGATCTCTGGTCGCGGATCGACCGGCCCAACCTCTACATCAAGATTCCAGGCACAATCGAAGGCCTGCCCGTCATCCGCGCGCTCACTGCCGACGGCATCAACGTCAATGTGACCCTGCTCTTCAGCCTCACCCGCTACCGCGCCGTCGCCGAAGAGTATCTCGCCGGTCTGCAACAGCGGGCGGCCGCCGGCGAACCGGTGGATCGAGTAAGTTCCGTGGCGTCGTTCTTCCTGAGCCGGATCGACCTCAAGGTGGACCCTCGGCTCGCGGAACTCGGCCGCGAGAGCGCCGAGGCAGCGGCCCGCGTCGCCGCGCTACAGGGCCAGGCTGCCATCGCCTGCGCCAAGCAAGCGTATCAGATCTACCGGGAGCTCTTCGGCCGTGAACGTTTCCACAAACTCGCCGTGCAAGGCGCCCGGCCGCAGCGGCTGCTCTGGGCCAGCACCAGCGCAAAACGCCCCAAGGAGCGCGACGTCCGCTACGTGGAAGCCCTGATCGGGCCCGACACCATCAACACGATGCCGCTCAAAACCCTCGAGGGGTTTCGCGACCACGGCGACCCCACGCCCCGGCTGGAGAAGAACCTCGACGAAGTGCGCGCCACGCTGAGGGAGCTCGGCGAGTGCGGCATCGATCTCGAGGCAACCGCCCGCGAGCTCGAGGAGGAGGGACTCACAAAATTCACCGAACCCTTCGATCAGCTGTTCGCCTCCCTCCAGCAAAAAGTGGATGTGGCCGCCGCCGTGCACTGA
- a CDS encoding GIY-YIG nuclease family protein produces the protein MHYVYILESVNEPTEKYVGRADDLRVRLADHNGGRSPHTAKHRPWNLVCYHAFADERCAAGFERYLKTGSGREFRRRHFGA, from the coding sequence ATGCACTACGTGTACATTCTCGAGTCGGTGAATGAGCCGACGGAAAAATACGTCGGTCGGGCAGATGATCTCCGCGTTAGGCTTGCGGACCACAACGGTGGGAGATCGCCGCACACCGCTAAGCACCGCCCTTGGAATCTGGTGTGCTATCACGCATTCGCCGATGAACGCTGCGCGGCAGGGTTCGAGCGCTACCTGAAAACAGGCTCCGGTCGCGAGTTTCGTCGGCGCCACTTCGGCGCTTGA
- a CDS encoding transporter substrate-binding domain-containing protein, with amino-acid sequence MFSQAMFLVRTSAARSARLAGGGAWRASALAVLVAGSVATAAPPPATLRLGCESWPPYEYHDGTRARGFSVEVVQRVLGQMGATSGQIQILPWARAQEMAYRGELDAVFSTSFSEQRSEFCHFPAESLIESRWVLFIRQADLGRLRFERFEDLKGHRVGVVRGYSYTPEFWAFLSANLGFEETPSDLQNFRKLGAERIDYVACELNVGRHLVRTLGLEGKIVPLVDHPLKAGGLYVMFSKKTVPREFVDRFSTALKAFKQTPDYAEMQRRDL; translated from the coding sequence ATGTTCAGCCAGGCCATGTTTCTGGTGCGCACGTCTGCCGCCCGCTCGGCGCGCCTGGCGGGCGGCGGGGCGTGGCGGGCGTCGGCGCTGGCGGTGCTCGTGGCGGGTTCGGTTGCGACCGCTGCGCCGCCGCCGGCAACCCTCCGGCTGGGATGTGAGTCCTGGCCGCCCTACGAGTATCATGACGGCACCCGGGCGCGTGGCTTCTCCGTCGAGGTGGTGCAGCGGGTGCTCGGGCAAATGGGCGCGACAAGCGGGCAGATCCAAATTCTCCCGTGGGCGCGGGCGCAGGAGATGGCCTACCGGGGCGAACTCGACGCAGTGTTCAGCACCAGTTTCAGCGAGCAGCGCAGCGAATTCTGCCATTTCCCGGCGGAGTCGCTGATCGAATCGCGCTGGGTCCTCTTCATCCGCCAAGCCGACCTCGGGCGCCTTCGCTTTGAGCGCTTCGAAGACCTCAAGGGCCACCGGGTGGGTGTCGTGCGTGGCTACTCCTATACCCCCGAGTTTTGGGCCTTTCTCTCGGCCAATCTCGGCTTCGAGGAGACGCCGTCGGACCTGCAGAACTTCCGCAAGCTCGGGGCTGAGCGCATCGATTACGTCGCCTGCGAACTCAACGTGGGGCGCCATCTCGTGCGCACACTTGGCCTCGAGGGGAAGATCGTGCCGCTCGTCGACCACCCCCTCAAGGCCGGCGGGCTGTATGTAATGTTCAGCAAGAAGACGGTGCCCCGGGAGTTCGTGGACCGGTTCTCGACGGCGCTGAAGGCGTTCAAACAGACTCCCGACTACGCTGAGATGCAGCGACGCGACCTATGA